The DNA sequence TGGGCTGAGTTCGAAGAGGCGGAAATAGAGGACAGCGGGCACCGGTTGGGCGATGGAGAGGCCGGCGCTGAAGTAGCGCGCGAGCGGACGGCGGCGGGGCAGTTCCGTTTCGACTGGGGCCGGACGGACGTCGACAAACTCCTTGGACCCAGCGAGAGAGACCCGCAGGCCGCCGCTGCGGCGTTCGGCTCGCAGGGAGAGGGGGCCGTGTTTGATCTGGATGGCTCCGTCGGGGAGGACGCCCGTGTTCTTGGGGGTGAAGAGACCGTGAGGTGCGAGGAGGCGTGTCTGGTATCCGTTAAGGACAACGGCTCCGTGGCCGGAGTTCATCGGAGTGAACGGGTAGCCCTGGGTTGGCTGATGAGCGACGGCGGAGCGGCCTTGGCGGGCTGCGGTGACCCAGATGGCTTCGGAGTCGAGTTGGGTGGAGAGGAAGCCGTTGCCCCGTTCGAGGATGGTGTGAGCGGCGCGTGGAAGGATCGGCGGATTGTTGGTGGCGATGTGGTTGACGTCGCCATAGCAGCCCGTCCATAGGGCGGCGTGCGAGTTCGCGGTAGTGGAGGGGAAGGCGGCCTGCATGCCGGCGGAGATGGCTCCATGGGCGGCGGTGTCGCGGAGGACGGTGAGTTCCTGGGCGACGGGTTCCGTTGTGAGGGCCTGATAGCCGAGGCCGTCGAAGGAGACCATGACGACGCGTTGTCCGTGGAGGGCTAGCGAAGAGATGGAAAGGAAGAGAAAGGAGGTGAGGATGGGACGTACTTCTTGGAGCATGCGCGCTGTCGATTCCCGCCGAATGGGGCTACCTTCTACGATAGCTGGAGCGATGGGATCCAGGTTGGAAGATTGTGCTGATGCGGAGAGACCCGTCCTTCGCGGCAGCGTCAGATTGTGGGATGGCCGGACGGTGGCGCGTTGCTTCCCGCTGCTTCCCTCGTGAGGCTGGTGGCCTGGCGGTCGCCGGTCGCAGCGTGCCTCGCTGTACCGGACTCAGTATGGGCGTCTTTTTCACTCCCCCACGCCTGCCGTGGCGTATGCGCGAGGCGTGGCAGATGGAACCCACTTGTTCCGACGGTGTCTATACGATTGGCTTGGCAGAGCGCCAATGTGCGGATCGGTCCCGCCGTTCGCTCCGTCATCCCGGGAGGGCGAACATGAGCGTTCCTGCCTATTATCCATACCGGTCCTTGGCCGTTAGGGATGAGTACTTCGCGCACTACGATTCACTGGCCGCCAGGGATTGGCCTGTCGTTTCCGAAGAGCGCATGGTTCCCACGTCGGGCGGCGCCACGTTCGTCCGTATCAGTGGCCCAAGCGGAGCCCCTCCTTTGGTCTTGTTGCCGGGCGCGGGGGCGACATCCCTGATGTGGGCTCCGAACGTCCGGAGCCTGTCGCAGGCTTACCGCACGTTTGCCGTTGACCAGATGGGGGAGCTCGGCCGGAGCACGTGTACCCAGCCAGTGCGCAACCTCGACGACCTGGTGCGCTGGCTGGATGAACTGTTCGACGGGCTGGAGCTGAGCGGCGGGATCAACCTGGCGGGGCTTTCCTACGGGGGCGCGCTGACGGCGCAGTACGCGCTGCGATTTCCCAAACGGCTTCGCAAAGCGATCCTGTTGGCCCCTGGAGCCACGGTGTTACGGCTCGGCGCGGGCTTCGTGATTCATCTTGTCCTGGCTGCCGTCGCCAGCCGCCGTGGATTGCCGCTGCTTTTTCGATGGCTGTTCGAGGACATGATCCGCAAAGACCCCGCCTGGCTGGACGCGACACTCAAAGAGATCTTCATCCTTATGCACGAGTTGCAGCGGCGCAAGACCCCGATTCCGCCAGTGATCAGCGACGCGGAATGGGGTGGGCTTTCGGTGCCAACCCTGTTTCTGGTGGGTGAACACGAGAAGATCTACTCGGCGCGGAAGGCCGTGGAGCGTCTGAAGCGAGTGGCTCCTCAGGTCCGCTCAACGATTGTGCCTGGCGCCGGGCACGATTTGACGTTTGTGCAGGCGGACGTGGTGAACCGGCTGATCATCGAGTTTCTTGACGGCTGAAGGCGTCACAGAGGTGGGATCGAGATGCCAACAGCCATTGCGTTGGCTATGCTAAACGCATGGAGCTGATCTTCGAAATTCGCGACGCCGAGGAGGGCGGTTTTTACGCCCGCGCCTTGGGGTACGCGATTTTTGCCGAAGCGGAGACGTGGGACGAGCTCCGCGCCAACGTATTGGAGGCTGTGTCGCTGCATTTTGAAGATGCTGACGAGCGGCCTCGGCTGGTGCAGATGCACTACGTCAAGGACGAATTGATACCAGTGGAAGCCGCGTGAAGACGCCGCGACGAGTTTCCGCTGATGGTCTGATTCGTACTCTGGGGTACTTCGGGTACCTGGTGATTCGGCAGAGAGGAAGCCACGTCCGGTTGCAGTACCCGGGACCTCCCGTACATTCTATTACGGTGCCCCTTCACGATCCCCTGAAGGTCGGCACCCTTCATGGGATTCTCTCTGAGGTGGCAGAGCGGCGTGGCGTCACAATGGACGCTCTGATTCAATCGCTCTGAAAAGGAGCGGCAGTGTCGAACAGTTCTCGCCACGAGGCGTCCAGGGTTGTCCAGCGATCGGGACCCGTGTTGTCTCTTTCGGATAGCGACAGTGAGCCATGGCCTCCGGCGCAGAGGAGTTCGGTGGTCGCGGGCTCGAAGACACTGCCCCAAGAGCCTACCGATACCGGCATGTCCAGCAAACGCAGACAGACCGGGCAGCGGCGGCGCTGATCGGTGATGCACCAGCGAGTGGCCGCTCCGAAACCGGCTACGAAGACGATGGCCAGGACCAAGCCGCCGCCCAGAACCCTGAGCGCTTCCGGACGCAGCACGGAGCGAAGGGTGGATCCGCCTTCAAACCACAGGACCGTCAGGGCAGTCTGGATGGACATCGTCTTTAGCAGCAGATGCGTCCAATAACGCCAGCCGGATTGAGGAACAGGCAGGCGGTTGAATACCAGCAGCATGACAGCGATGAGGACGGCCAGCGCGAGCGGGGCAAGATAGGCCGCGACGACGTCGCCGCGCGGGTCGTAGTGGATGTGCGGGCGGAGCGTCACAGGTAACGGCCTGGCGTTCAGGACTAGATCGGCCACGCGCCGGATGACCTGGAAGCCTCGGGAAAGAACGCCGGTTGATCCGATGATGAGAAGCGCGGCGAAGATGGGGCACCAGGGCCCGCGTAGGGCGTGAAGGATCTGGTCGCGGCGGAACCGGAGTTCCAGGGCGTCGGCCCAGGCTCCGCGGCAATAGCGTGCGGCCAGGGCGGCGGCTTCGTTGGTAAGTTCGCCGCGCTCGGCGAGGATCCACCAGTCGTGAAGGCCCGACTGCCATTGTTTCCGCCAGGCGGTACGGAGAGGGGCCGGGCACAGGAAGCTCGCCAGACGCAGAAGGACGCGGTATACGAGTGGTGGCGCGGGCGAGCTCATGCGACCTCCTTTCCCGGTACTGGTCTCCGAGATAGACGCCGATGGGCTGTTCGAAGTTCCTGGCTCGACGGATAGAGATTGAGACGTGCCGGATTAGCCGACTCGCCGGTAAACAGTCACTCCCAGCGGAGGCAGGGTGACCGAGATGAAGTTCTCGCGGCCCTGGACCTTGCCCTGGTTGGCGTAGATATCACCGGAGTTGCCAACGCCGCTGCCGCCGAAGTGCTGCGCGTCGCTGTTCAGGATTTCGCGGTAGACGCCGCCCGTGGGCACGCCGACGTTGTAGCTGTTGCGGGGCACCGGAGTGAAGTTGCAGACGACCACCAGGAAGTTGTCGTGGTTCTTGGCGCGCCGAACAAAGCTGATGACGCTGTTGTCGACATCGCGGAAGTCGATCCACTCGAAACCCTGCCAGTGGTAGTCCACCTCGTAGAGGCTGGGTTCGTTCTGATAGAGGAAGTTCAGTTCGCGGAGAAAGTCGCTGAGCCCGCGGTGGAGAGGGTATTGCAGCAGGTCCCAGCGGATCTGTCCCTGCCAGTTCCATTCCTCATACTGACCGAGTTCGCAGCCCATGAAGAGGAGTTTCTTGCCGGGGTGAGCGAACATGTAGGCGAGGAAGGTGCGCACATTGGCGAAGCGTTGCCACTCGTCGCCGGGCATCTTGCCGATGAGAGACCCCTTGCCATGGACGACCTCGTCGTGCGAGATGGGGAGGACGAAGTTCTCGGTGAAGGCGTAGAGCAGGCTGAAGGTGATGTGGTTGTGGTTGAAGCGGCGGTAGATGGGGTCGCTCTTGAAGTAAGCGAACATGTCGTGCATCCAGCCCATGTTCCACTTCATGGTGAAGCCAAGGCCGCCGGAATAGACGGGGTGGGAGACGCCGGCGTAGGATGTGGACTCTTCGGCGATGGTGACGGCTCCTGGGACGGTGTGGGCTTCCTCGTTGAACTTGCGGAGGAAGTCGATGGCCTCGAGGTTCTCGCGTCCACCGTATTTATTGGGGATCCACTCACCGGCCTCACGGGAATAATCGAGATAAAGCATCGAGGCGACGGCGTCCACGCGCAGGCCGTCGATGTGATACTCCTTCAGCCAAAACAGGGCGTTGGAGATGAGGAAGTTGCGGACCTCGTTGCGGCCGAAGTTAAAGATGAGGGTGCCCCAGTCCTTGTGTTCGCCCATGCGGGGGTCGTCATGCTCGTAACAGGCGGTGCCGTCGAAGCGGGCGAGGCCGTGGGCGTCCTTGGGGAAGTGGGCGGGGACCCAATCGACGATGATGGCTATGCCGTTCTGGTGGCACTGGTCGACGAAGAAGCGGAAGTCGTCGGGGTTGCCGAAGCGGGCCGTGGGTGCGAAATAGCCGACTACCTGATAGCCCCAGGAGCCGGAATAAGGGTGCTCGGCGATAGGCATGAGCTCAATGTGGGTGAAGCCCATGCGCTTGACGTAGGGGATGAGGTGAGCGGCGAGTTCGCGGTAGGAGAGCGGCTCACCGTCGGGGTTGCGCATCCAGGACTCCAGGTGGAGTTCGTACACGCTAACCGGCCGTTCGAGCCATTGGGTGCGGCTGCGCTGCTCCATCCACTGCCCGTCGGACCACTGGTAGCGGGCGAGGTTCCAGATGACCGAGGCTTGCTTGGGGGGCTTCTCACTGGCGAAGCCATAGGGATCGCACTTCAGGCCGGAGACGCCGTAGATGCGGGAGCGGACGAA is a window from the uncultured Paludibaculum sp. genome containing:
- a CDS encoding alpha/beta hydrolase, whose protein sequence is MSVPAYYPYRSLAVRDEYFAHYDSLAARDWPVVSEERMVPTSGGATFVRISGPSGAPPLVLLPGAGATSLMWAPNVRSLSQAYRTFAVDQMGELGRSTCTQPVRNLDDLVRWLDELFDGLELSGGINLAGLSYGGALTAQYALRFPKRLRKAILLAPGATVLRLGAGFVIHLVLAAVASRRGLPLLFRWLFEDMIRKDPAWLDATLKEIFILMHELQRRKTPIPPVISDAEWGGLSVPTLFLVGEHEKIYSARKAVERLKRVAPQVRSTIVPGAGHDLTFVQADVVNRLIIEFLDG
- a CDS encoding 2-phospho-L-lactate guanylyltransferase; the encoded protein is MELIFEIRDAEEGGFYARALGYAIFAEAETWDELRANVLEAVSLHFEDADERPRLVQMHYVKDELIPVEAA
- the glgB gene encoding 1,4-alpha-glucan branching protein GlgB, giving the protein MNCHNSRMKPGELDALVGGYHGDPFSILGPHQEEDGWIIRALLPQAASAAVRLPDDATIPMERIHDGGLYAARVTDDPGSYRLHIDYQRGGSGEIEDPYRFAPLLSSFDLHLHAEGTNYQSWSSMGAHFTEVEGIPGVRFAVWAPNAEMVSVAGDFNQWDTARHPMRRRDSGIWELFLPQVGEGEVYKYFVRSRIYGVSGLKCDPYGFASEKPPKQASVIWNLARYQWSDGQWMEQRSRTQWLERPVSVYELHLESWMRNPDGEPLSYRELAAHLIPYVKRMGFTHIELMPIAEHPYSGSWGYQVVGYFAPTARFGNPDDFRFFVDQCHQNGIAIIVDWVPAHFPKDAHGLARFDGTACYEHDDPRMGEHKDWGTLIFNFGRNEVRNFLISNALFWLKEYHIDGLRVDAVASMLYLDYSREAGEWIPNKYGGRENLEAIDFLRKFNEEAHTVPGAVTIAEESTSYAGVSHPVYSGGLGFTMKWNMGWMHDMFAYFKSDPIYRRFNHNHITFSLLYAFTENFVLPISHDEVVHGKGSLIGKMPGDEWQRFANVRTFLAYMFAHPGKKLLFMGCELGQYEEWNWQGQIRWDLLQYPLHRGLSDFLRELNFLYQNEPSLYEVDYHWQGFEWIDFRDVDNSVISFVRRAKNHDNFLVVVCNFTPVPRNSYNVGVPTGGVYREILNSDAQHFGGSGVGNSGDIYANQGKVQGRENFISVTLPPLGVTVYRRVG